The DNA window AGACATGGCAAAATTTTATTTTTAATGGTATTAATTATTGCAGCAATGACTGCGTTAAATACAGGTTTGGTAAAAGCCCAGCCTGTCAGTGCCTCGAACCTTAAAGTAGAATACAGAGAAAACCCCATGGGCATTGATATGCCTGATCCAAGGTTTTCCTGGATACTTGAGGGTAAGGAAAGAGGTGTAGGGCAATCAGCTTATCAGATTCAGGTTGCCGGCGACCGCGAAGCCCTGAATAACTCCGGGGCTAAGATGTGGGATCCTGGAAAAATATCCGATGATCAGTCGGTTAATGTTGCTTATGAAGGCTCCCCCCTCGAGACTGGTGAGACGTATTATTGGAGGGTCCGCATTTGGGACCAAAGTGGACAACCAAGTGACTGGAGTGAAACCGCTTATTTCCACGTAGGGCCTATGGAAAACAGCGACTGGGAAGGCCAGTGGATTGGTGCGGCTGATACCACGATCACGGCTCCGCTATTACGCAGGGAGTTTCAGCTAAACAAACCGGTACGCGAGGCTTATGCTTATATTGTTGGCCTGGGATATTATGAGTTATATGTTAATGGAGAGAAAATTGGTGATCATGTACTTGATCCCTCTACTACCGATTATAACAAAAGAGCCCTTTATGAGACCTATGATGTAACCGATCACCTGAAGGGAAATAATAATGTTGTCGGGGCTTGGCTTGGCAAGGGCTATCTCAAGCACCGGACGACCAAGCGTTACGGAGATCGTCCCCAGTTGCTTTTTCAACTTCTTGTTAGACACACAGATGGAAGTGTCACGCGCGTAGTCTCAGATGAGAACTGGAAAGTATCCGGCGGTCCTGTTGTAGAGAACAGCATATTTGACGGCGAAGTATATGATGCCCGGGAGGAAAAACCGGGATGGAACACGGCCGGTTTTGACGCTTCGGACTGGGAAAATGCTGTTCAACTGGAGACCCCGGATAGCCGTCGCGTTTCTTCCCAATTAATGCCTCCCATGCGCGTTACAAAAACTTTAAGACCCGTTCGCATGTG is part of the Bacteroidales bacterium genome and encodes:
- a CDS encoding family 78 glycoside hydrolase catalytic domain — encoded protein: MVLIIAAMTALNTGLVKAQPVSASNLKVEYRENPMGIDMPDPRFSWILEGKERGVGQSAYQIQVAGDREALNNSGAKMWDPGKISDDQSVNVAYEGSPLETGETYYWRVRIWDQSGQPSDWSETAYFHVGPMENSDWEGQWIGAADTTITAPLLRREFQLNKPVREAYAYIVGLGYYELYVNGEKIGDHVLDPSTTDYNKRALYETYDVTDHLKGNNNVVGAWLGKGYLKHRTTKRYGDRPQLLFQLLVRHTDGSVTRVVSDENWKVSGGPVVENSIFDGEVYDAREEKPGWNTAGFDASDWENAVQLETPDSRRVSSQLMPPMRVTKTLRPVRMWEPVEGVYVYDFGQNITGWPRLRVKGGEGSRVVMRTSPTSVHSMAMMKNESLKDLTDTIDTSPNRSAKARDVY